Proteins encoded in a region of the Anopheles ziemanni chromosome 2, idAnoZiCoDA_A2_x.2, whole genome shotgun sequence genome:
- the LOC131281994 gene encoding anaphase-promoting complex subunit 13: MDSEPPSDGRLIDLVDNEWIADELPYDHILVPSDKLPDPEADNGDSHLTLKEQEQKWTDLALSSLAPDLSVTEQVNFPGV; this comes from the exons ATGGATAGTGAG CCACCATCCGATGGTCGTCTGATCGATTTAGTGGACAACGAGTGGATCGCCGACGAGCTGCCGTACGACCACATTTTAGTGCCTTCCGATAAGCTCCCTGATCCGGAGGCAGATAATGGTGACTCCCATTTGACGCTGAAAGAGCAGGAGCAAAAATGGACTGATCTGGCGCTTTCATCGTTGGCTCCGGATTTGTCCGTGACTGAGCAAGTCAACTTTCCGGGAGTGTAG
- the LOC131294527 gene encoding probable tRNA N6-adenosine threonylcarbamoyltransferase, mitochondrial yields MILTQCKVFWKVVKLVKNGTLFRSRHLSTNSPIVLGIETSCDDTGAALLTGDGKVLGEYIHSQQNSHLRFGGIIPPVAQDIHRANIENVVQKTFELAKLTPKDIDAVAVTNRPGLPLSLIVGMRYAKHIARTYNKPLIPIHHMQAHALMARMTATIPFPFLCLLVSGGHSLLVFVEGTARFRLLGETLDDAPGEALDKIARRLKLRNIAEYAQMSGGQAIEVAARTASSDTAAYDFPLPLAKYRDCQFSFAGLKNTATRHILEQESKHNLAPDALLPDYESFCACFLKGVTRHMLHRTQRAIEYCERFKLYNSESQSRSLVISGGVACNDVIFGALSSMASHFGYSAYRPPKNLCTDNGTMIAWNGVEKLLANDTVDMTRDYGTVDISGKCPIGESLIDDVKAANIACKWAKVDILPNNNVTRQ; encoded by the exons ATGATCCTCACGCAGTGCAAAGTTTTCTGGAAAGTAGTGAAATTAGTTAAAAATGGAACTCTTTTTAGGAG CAGGCATTTATCTACAAATTCTCCAATTGTGCTGGGCATTGAAACGAGCTGTGATGATACCGGAGCCGCCTTGCTAACAGGAGATGGGAAAGTTCTCGGAGAGTACATCCATTCCCAACAAAATAGTCATCTAAG ATTTGGAGGGATAATTCCCCCCGTGGCTCAGGACATTCATCGAGCGAATATAGAAAATGTTGtgcaaaaaacatttgaactTGCCAAATTAACACCAAAAGACATAGATGCAGTGGCTGTTACTAATCGACCAG GGCTTCCACTGAGTCTAATTGTAGGCATGCGGTATGCCAAACATATCGCCAGAACCTATAACAAACCTCTAATCCCAATTCATCATATGCAAGCCCATGCATTAATGGCCAGGATGACCGCCACTATCCCGTTTCCTTTCCTCTGTCTCCTCGTAAGTGGTGGCCACTCTTTGCTGGTATTCGTAGAGGGAACAGCACGTTTCCGACTGCTCGGTGAAACACTCGATGATGCACCCGGTGAAGCTTTGGATAAGATTGCTCGTCGTTTAAAATTGCGAAATATCGCAGAATACGCACAAATGTCGGGTGGACAAGCCATTGAAGTCGCTGCCCGAACTGCCTCCAGCGATACTGCTGCGTACGATTTTCCACTACCTCTAGCCAAGTACCGCGACTGTCAGTTTAGTTTCGCTGGTCTTAAAAATACTGCAACAAGACACATCCTTGAACAGGAATCAAAACATA ATCTTGCGCCTGATGCATTGTTGCCGGATTATGAATCGTTCTGTGCCTGTTTCTTAAAAGGAGTAACACGACACATGCTCCACCGAACACAGCGCGCTATAGAGTACTGCGAACGTTTTAAACTATATAACAGTGAATCACAATCGCGAAGTCTCGTGATATCCGGAGGAGTTGCCTGTAACGACGTTATCTTCGGTGCACTCAGTTCGATGGCGAGCCATTTCGGATATAGCGCCTATCGTCCACCAAAGAATCTTTGCACGGATAATGGTACTATGATCGCGTGGAATGGTGTAGAAAAACTCTTGGCAAACGATACGGTGGACATGACAAGAGATTACGGAACCGTCGACATTAGCGGCAAGTGTCCGATAGGTGAGAGTCTGATAGATGATGTTAAAGCAGCCAACATTGCTTGTAAGTGGGCAAAGGTAGACATACTCCCTAACAATAATGTTACTCGACAATAG